A genomic segment from Thiomicrorhabdus aquaedulcis encodes:
- the asd gene encoding archaetidylserine decarboxylase (Phosphatidylserine decarboxylase is synthesized as a single chain precursor. Generation of the pyruvoyl active site from a Ser is coupled to cleavage of a Gly-Ser bond between the larger (beta) and smaller (alpha chains). It is an integral membrane protein.), translated as MTKLIDFFKVAPQYFIPKHFLSSAMHWFMQIETPWIKNNVIKLLIKIYGINLQEAADENIENYAHFNAFFTRALKADARPIDNDVNVWVSPADGLLSQSTSINDNKIIQAKHHDYTLEALLGGDISYAKQFYNGDAAVIYLSPKDYHRVHMPTDGKLVSMTYVPGDLFAVNPATVRNVEGLFARNERLIIRFENEYGIYCLIMVGAIFVGSMETVWAGKITPEYEPVLAHWDYSEQNLAFDKGDEIGRFNMGSTVILLTPYNQLPELGQIAANTHVKMGEKIAQIPHSTSIPQTHEPSKADTLNPIEATVYTED; from the coding sequence ATGACAAAACTTATAGACTTTTTTAAAGTCGCGCCTCAATACTTTATACCTAAACATTTTTTGTCATCGGCCATGCATTGGTTTATGCAAATTGAAACGCCTTGGATTAAAAACAACGTTATTAAATTATTAATTAAAATCTATGGTATCAATTTACAAGAAGCTGCCGATGAAAACATTGAAAACTACGCTCATTTTAACGCGTTTTTTACGCGTGCCCTTAAAGCCGATGCACGCCCTATTGACAACGATGTAAACGTTTGGGTAAGTCCTGCTGATGGCCTTTTAAGTCAATCAACCTCTATAAATGACAACAAAATCATTCAAGCCAAGCATCACGATTACACTTTAGAGGCCTTGTTGGGTGGTGATATTAGTTACGCTAAACAATTTTACAATGGCGACGCGGCGGTCATTTATTTATCACCCAAGGATTATCACCGTGTGCACATGCCAACCGATGGTAAACTGGTGTCAATGACCTATGTACCGGGTGATTTATTTGCCGTTAATCCAGCGACCGTTCGTAACGTTGAAGGTTTGTTTGCGCGTAACGAACGCTTGATTATTCGCTTTGAAAACGAGTACGGTATTTATTGTTTAATTATGGTTGGCGCAATCTTTGTGGGCAGCATGGAAACTGTTTGGGCTGGAAAAATCACTCCCGAATATGAACCTGTTTTGGCACATTGGGATTACAGCGAGCAAAACCTAGCATTTGATAAAGGCGATGAAATTGGGCGCTTTAATATGGGGTCGACAGTGATATTATTAACCCCATACAACCAACTGCCTGAGTTAGGTCAGATTGCAGCCAATACTCACGTTAAGATGGGGGAGAAAATTGCTCAAATCCCTCATAGCACCAGCATTCCACAAACCCATGAACCCAGTAAGGCCGATACCTTAAACCCTATTGAAGCGACTGTTTACACAGAGGATTAA
- a CDS encoding P-II family nitrogen regulator, which translates to MKMITAVIKPFKLDDVRDALHEIDIHGMTVTEVKGYGRQKGHTEMYRGAEYVVDFLPKLKLEIAIDSTMVDTAIEAIINAAQTGKIGDGKIFVTNIEQTVRIRTGETGKEAL; encoded by the coding sequence ATGAAAATGATTACTGCCGTTATTAAACCTTTTAAATTAGACGATGTACGCGATGCATTGCATGAAATTGATATTCACGGCATGACCGTAACCGAAGTAAAGGGCTATGGCCGTCAAAAAGGCCACACCGAAATGTATCGCGGTGCTGAATATGTGGTGGATTTTCTACCAAAACTAAAACTAGAAATTGCCATTGACAGCACTATGGTAGACACCGCTATTGAAGCGATTATTAATGCGGCTCAAACTGGCAAAATAGGTGATGGTAAAATTTTTGTAACCAACATAGAACAAACTGTTCGCATTCGTACCGGTGAAACCGGTAAAGAAGCGTTGTAA